TTTCTCTCGAAGAGCCAAGTTTTTATTCCAGCTTTAGCAAGTATTTCTGCCGCACATGAACCACTTGGACCTCCACCAATAACAGCTACCCTCAACATTTGAAAAAAAATAATACTGTATATAAAAACTACATCTTTTTTGCTTATAAAAGTGCATTTCTTAAAATAATAGTTAATATCGAAATATCTTTTCCAAATTCACTTCTAAAATATTGGAACCAAACAAAGATATTGATCAATTTGAAATACCACTTGCCAAAAGAACTTACCTAAATAACCCAAATTCAACATTATTAAAAAATTTATTAATATTTTCTCCATTTGTTTTCTTTCTCTTTTCTATTTTTTCATTGCGATTTATTAGAAATATAGAAATAGGATCTCTTGGTAATCTCAATTTTCATGCTCAGACAAGTCATGACCATAGAATTTTGGGGCATTTACCCTATGCCGAAATTTCTAAGGAGAAGCTAGTTCTAATTGAGCCTAATATTGAAGTTCACATTGATATGCGTGATTCTTTATTAAAGATGAGGGAGGAAGCACAAAAAGAAGGAATATACTTAGTTTTCTTGAGTGGTTATAGATCAATAAATTTGCAAAACGAAATCTTCTATTCTTTAAAATCTTTTAGAAATCAAGAAGCTGCAGAAAGAGCTAGAGTCTCAGCACCACCAGGATATTCTGAACATAGTACAGGATTTGCTATTGATTTTGGTGATGCTACTCAAAGAGAAACTGATTTTGAGACCGAATTTGAGAATACTGACGCCTTTAGATGGCTAATAAAAAATGCTGCTAAATTTCACTTTAAATTATCGTTTGCCAAAGATAATAAATATATTGATTATGAACCTTGGCATTGGAGATATGAGGGATCAATTGAAGCTTTAAAAGTTTTTGAAAGTTCAAATAGAAAATCATAATTTTTTTTTATTAATTAAATTATTTATTATGATTATGTTTTTCAAAGTCTTAAAGAGAAAATTCTCATAATAAGCATTCTTTGAGTTAGCCTTAATAAAGTCAATCTACTTATTTATATAAACTTTATAAATGTCATCTTCGATTAAAGAAATTAGAAATGTTGCTATTATTGCCCACGTAGATCATGGGAAGACTACTCTTGTGGATGCATTGTTATCTCAATCAGGAATATTTAGAGATAACGAAGTTATTCCTACATGCGTTATGGATTCGAATGATCTTGAAAGAGAAAGAGGAATAACAATACTCTCAAAAAATACTGCGGTAAACTACAAAGATACCCGTATTAATATTATAGATACACCAGGACATGCAGATTTTGGAGGAGAAGTTGAGAGGGTTTTGGGAATGGTGGATGGTTGTCTGCTTATAGTCGATGCAAATGAGGGGCCTATGCCACAAACAAGATTTGTTTTAAAAAAAGCGCTAGAAAAAGGACTTAGGCCTATAGTTTTTGTGAATAAAATTGATAGACCAAGAGTAGTTCCTGAAATAGCAATAGATAAGGTATTGGATTTGTTCTTAGAATTAGGCGCTGATGATGATCAATGTGATTTCCCTTATCTTTTTGGAAGCGGGCTATCTGGTTTTGCAAAAGAAGAGATGGAATCAAATAGTGACAATATGATGCCTCTTTTTGAGGCTATTCTCAGACATGTTCCACCTCCAGTAGGTGATACCAAAAAGCCTCTTCAGCTACAAATAACTACTCTAGACTATTCTGATTTCTTAGGCAGAATTGTAATTGGGAAAATTCATAATGGAACTATAAAAAACGGTCAACAAGCTAGTTTAATTAAAGAAAATGGTAAAACTATTAAAGGTAAGGTTAGTAAACTACTAGGATTCGAAGGATTACAAAGGATTGATATAAATGAAGCATTCGCAGGAGATATCGTTGCCGTTTCTGGTTTCGATGACGTCAATATCGGTGAAACCATAGCATGTCCCGATTCTCCCCATCCACTTCCATTAATCAAAGTTGATGAACCTACGTTAAATATGACTTTTGTTGTTAACGATTCTCCATTTGCGGGTAAAGAGGGGAAATTTGTTACTAGTAGACAATTAAAAAATAGATTGGAAAGGGAACTTTTGACAAATGTTGCTCTAAGGGTCGAAGAAACTGATTCTCCTGATAGGTTCTCAGTTTCAGGAAGAGGAGAATTACATTTAGGTATTTTGATTGAGACTATGAGAAGAGAAGGATTCGAGTTTCAAATCTCACAACCTCAAGTAATTTTTAGAGAGATTGATAATGTTGAATGTGAGCCTATTGAGACTTTGGTTTTAGATGTGCCTGAAGTATCCGTTGGCTCGTGTATAGAGAAACTTGGATCGAGAAAAGCCGAGATGAAAAACATGCAGACAAGTTCAGATGGGAGAACTCAATTAGAATTTCTTGTGCCATCGAGAGGACTTATTGGATTTCGCGGGGAATTTGTTCGGATAACAAGAGGCGAAGGTATCATGAGTCACTCTTTTTATGAATATAAACCTAAAACAGGAGATTTTGAAACCAGGAGAAATGGAGTTCTTATAGCTTTTGAGGAAGGTGTTGCCACATTTTATGCATTAAAGAATGCTGAAGATAGGGGAGTTTATTTTATTAAACCAGGAGTAAAAGTTTACAAAGGAATGATAATTGGAGAGAATAATAGACCTCAAGATCTTGAGTTGAATATATGTAAAACTAAGCAGTTGACTAATATGAGGTCTGCAGGGGCAGAGGAACTTGATACATTGCAGTCACCTGTTGATATTACGCTTGAAAGAGCACTAGAATATATCGGTCCAGATGAAATGCTTGAGGTAACACCAGATTCAATAAGAATGAGAAAAAAAAATAAAAAGAAAAAAAATTAATAATTAGTTTCATGAACGAAGAAAGTACAAAAAGTTTAAAAGATTCCCTTTATACTGCTTTAAATCTTTTTAATAATCATGAATGGTATGAGGCTCATGATGCTTTTGAAGAAATATGGAATTCCGTTGATGGTGACGAAAGACAAGTTATCCAGGGGATTTTACAAGTATCTGTTTCTCAGTTTCATTTAAGTAAAGGTAATTTAAATGGAGCTACTATTTTGCTTGGAGAGGGTTTAGGTAGAATAAAAACTAGAACTAAGATTAATTTAGGTATTGACCTTGAATCCTTCTGCCGATGTTTAGAAGATTTATTGAGGAAATTACAATATAAAGAGCTATTAAATGAGAACGATAAGCCTTTTCTGAAAACTCTTTGATAAATATGAATACATCTTTATCTTCAATTGAATTAATATTTTCAATTTTATTTTTTTTTCAAGGAAACGAGAAAACTTATCGATCTCAAAGGAAATGAATCTAAAAATTAATAATGTATCTCTTTCAATTAAAGGAAGGTTAATCGTAAATGATGTTTTCTTAACTGTAAATCCAGGGGAAGTTGTAGGTTTGATGGGACCCAACGGTGCTGGGAAAACTACTACTTTTAATCTTGCCGTAGGGAATATAAAACCTGATAAAGGTGAAATTTTTATGAATGGTAAAAATATAACCAATCTTCCTCTCCCAATTAGATCAAGACTTGGGTTGGGTTATTTAACCCAGGAAGCGAGTATATTTAGAGACCTTACTGTTAAGGATAATATAGATTTGGCATTGCAGAATTCATCTTTAAGTAGAGCGGCAATTAGAAATAGAAGAGAACAACTAATTAATGAATTTAATTTGAATAATTTTGTGGATAATTATGGTTATCAACTTTCAGGAGGAGAAAGGCGGAGGTGCGAAATAGCCAGAGCTCTCACTGTAGGTAGAAAAGGACCTAAATATTTGTTGTTAGACGAGCCGTTTGCTGGGATCGATCCTCTAGCCGTTAATGATTTAAAGAAACTAATTCTTAAATTAAGTAGTGATGGGGTAGGGATTCTTATTACAGACCATAATGTAAGGGAAACCCTTTTAATTACAAACAAATCATATGTATTAAGTGAAGGGAAAATTTTAGCTAACGGATCATCAAGTGAATTGGCTGATAATCCAATAGTCAAGAAGTATTATTTAGGAGATGATTTCAAACTTTGAAATCCTTTTGCTTAATAAATTAAAACTTTATTATTAAAGATTTACTCACATAGAGATGATTTAAATTATTATTTGGATGTCATAGAACTTAAAACCAGATAAATTTCTTGTATGATTCTAGATAATCTTTTTAAAAATTTAATATACGACCCAGTTTCCGTCTTGGGTCTTTTAGTCTTCTATTTTTTATTAGTTAACTTACCGATATCATTAGTTGCAGTTTTTAAAAAAAAGTCTTCTATTACTGTAAGAATCTTAACGATTTTAGTGAATTTATTCATATCATTACAACTACTTTTTAGATGGTCAATTTCTGGACACTTCCCTATTAGCAATTTATATGAATCTCTTTATTTCCTTACTTGGGGGATCACAATGGGACAACTATTGATTGAAAGGGAATATAAATCTCCAATAATTCCTTCGATTGCCATACCTATTGAGTTACTGACTGTGGCTTTTGCCTGCTTTGTTTTGCCTGACGATTTGAAAGTATCATCCAACTTGGTTCCAGCTTTAAGATCTAGTTGGTTAGTAATGCACGTTAGTGTCGTAATGCTTAGTTATGCGGCACTAATAATAGGTTCTTTACTTTCAGTTTCTGTTTTGTTCATTAATAAAAATAAGCCGCTTCAAATCAGAAGTAGTTCTACAGGTATTGGAGGGTTTAAAATTTCTAATAACTATCCTGTAAATGGTTTAGTTGAATCTATTGAGTTTTCTTATTCAGAAGAATTAGATACATTAAGTTATCGTTCTATATTAATTGGCTTTGTTCTTCTTACTCTTGGTTTAATTTCAGGGGCGGTCTGGGCTAATGAGGCTTGGGGTACATGGTGGAGTTGGGATCCAAAAGAAACATGGGCATTTATCTCATGGCTGTTTTATGCCGCTTATCTGCATATGAGAATAAGCAAGGGTTGGCAAGGACGCAGACCAGCATTATTAGCATCTACTGGCTTTTTAGTGGTTTTAGTATGTTATTTGGGAGTTAATTTCTTAGGAATAGGGTTACATAGTTATGGCTGGATCTTTGGATAATTTCTTAATCACCCATAATATTTATTAAGGTTCTGAAAGAACTATTCCCTTTTGCGCTTCTCGTGCAACTTTTCTCAAGTCATCACATCCTTCTTTTAATGTTGGGTAAGCAAACATTCCACTACCTGCAATAAAACAATTGGCACCAGCGTCGGCACATTGTGAGATAGTCCAATTTGCTTTTATCCCCCCATCAACTTCAATATCGACATTTAAGTTTTTTTCGATAATAAAATTTCTTATCTCTCTGATCTTATTAAGCATTGTTGGGATATAAGCTTGTCCTCCAAAGCCTGGATTAACTGTCATGACCAAAACATGATCGACCATATCCATAATGTTTTTAATCATCTCAAAAGGAGTATGAGGGTTTAATGCAACTGAAGGAGATCCTCCTAAATCTCTTATTCTTCCGAGAACTCTATGCAAATGAATATTTGCTTCGGCATGAGCTATTACTACTCCTGGTTCACCATTTGTCCCTTTTGTAGCATTTACATAAGCTTCAAGCATGGTTTCACAGTTGTACTGGCTGACCATTAATTGAGTTTCAAAAG
This region of Prochlorococcus sp. MIT 0604 genomic DNA includes:
- a CDS encoding DUF309 domain-containing protein, encoding MNEESTKSLKDSLYTALNLFNNHEWYEAHDAFEEIWNSVDGDERQVIQGILQVSVSQFHLSKGNLNGATILLGEGLGRIKTRTKINLGIDLESFCRCLEDLLRKLQYKELLNENDKPFLKTL
- the rpe gene encoding ribulose-phosphate 3-epimerase, whose amino-acid sequence is MTESNQANLTGANRPIQIIPSVLPADWANMGACVKELEEAGVDRIQFDVMDGNFVPNLTFGPEMIAACRKYCNVPFETQLMVSQYNCETMLEAYVNATKGTNGEPGVVIAHAEANIHLHRVLGRIRDLGGSPSVALNPHTPFEMIKNIMDMVDHVLVMTVNPGFGGQAYIPTMLNKIREIRNFIIEKNLNVDIEVDGGIKANWTISQCADAGANCFIAGSGMFAYPTLKEGCDDLRKVAREAQKGIVLSEP
- the typA gene encoding translational GTPase TypA; translation: MSSSIKEIRNVAIIAHVDHGKTTLVDALLSQSGIFRDNEVIPTCVMDSNDLERERGITILSKNTAVNYKDTRINIIDTPGHADFGGEVERVLGMVDGCLLIVDANEGPMPQTRFVLKKALEKGLRPIVFVNKIDRPRVVPEIAIDKVLDLFLELGADDDQCDFPYLFGSGLSGFAKEEMESNSDNMMPLFEAILRHVPPPVGDTKKPLQLQITTLDYSDFLGRIVIGKIHNGTIKNGQQASLIKENGKTIKGKVSKLLGFEGLQRIDINEAFAGDIVAVSGFDDVNIGETIACPDSPHPLPLIKVDEPTLNMTFVVNDSPFAGKEGKFVTSRQLKNRLERELLTNVALRVEETDSPDRFSVSGRGELHLGILIETMRREGFEFQISQPQVIFREIDNVECEPIETLVLDVPEVSVGSCIEKLGSRKAEMKNMQTSSDGRTQLEFLVPSRGLIGFRGEFVRITRGEGIMSHSFYEYKPKTGDFETRRNGVLIAFEEGVATFYALKNAEDRGVYFIKPGVKVYKGMIIGENNRPQDLELNICKTKQLTNMRSAGAEELDTLQSPVDITLERALEYIGPDEMLEVTPDSIRMRKKNKKKKN
- the ccsB gene encoding c-type cytochrome biogenesis protein CcsB, coding for MILDNLFKNLIYDPVSVLGLLVFYFLLVNLPISLVAVFKKKSSITVRILTILVNLFISLQLLFRWSISGHFPISNLYESLYFLTWGITMGQLLIEREYKSPIIPSIAIPIELLTVAFACFVLPDDLKVSSNLVPALRSSWLVMHVSVVMLSYAALIIGSLLSVSVLFINKNKPLQIRSSSTGIGGFKISNNYPVNGLVESIEFSYSEELDTLSYRSILIGFVLLTLGLISGAVWANEAWGTWWSWDPKETWAFISWLFYAAYLHMRISKGWQGRRPALLASTGFLVVLVCYLGVNFLGIGLHSYGWIFG
- the lptB gene encoding LPS export ABC transporter ATP-binding protein; its protein translation is MNLKINNVSLSIKGRLIVNDVFLTVNPGEVVGLMGPNGAGKTTTFNLAVGNIKPDKGEIFMNGKNITNLPLPIRSRLGLGYLTQEASIFRDLTVKDNIDLALQNSSLSRAAIRNRREQLINEFNLNNFVDNYGYQLSGGERRRCEIARALTVGRKGPKYLLLDEPFAGIDPLAVNDLKKLILKLSSDGVGILITDHNVRETLLITNKSYVLSEGKILANGSSSELADNPIVKKYYLGDDFKL
- a CDS encoding D-alanyl-D-alanine carboxypeptidase family protein; the protein is MEPNKDIDQFEIPLAKRTYLNNPNSTLLKNLLIFSPFVFFLFSIFSLRFIRNIEIGSLGNLNFHAQTSHDHRILGHLPYAEISKEKLVLIEPNIEVHIDMRDSLLKMREEAQKEGIYLVFLSGYRSINLQNEIFYSLKSFRNQEAAERARVSAPPGYSEHSTGFAIDFGDATQRETDFETEFENTDAFRWLIKNAAKFHFKLSFAKDNKYIDYEPWHWRYEGSIEALKVFESSNRKS